The sequence below is a genomic window from Sandaracinaceae bacterium.
GCGCTGATGGGGTCGAGCGAGGTGGTCGGCTCGTCGAAGAGCACGTACTCCGGGTCCAGCGTGAGCGCGCGGGCGATGGCCACGCGCTTGCGCATGCCGTCCCCGAGCTCGGCCGGGTAGGCCTTGGCGAAGTCCTGCATGTGGACCTTCTCGAGCTGCACCATGGCCTGCTCGAGGGCCTCGTTCATGCTGAGCCCTTTGTGCTTGCGCAGGGGCAGCGCGACGTTTTCGACCGCGTTCATGGAGTCGAACAGCGTCGAGTTCTGGAACACCATCGCGCAGCGCATGCGGACCGGGTACATCTCGGTCTCCGACTTGCGGCTGACCTCGTTCTCCGGCTTCTTCTCACCCAGGTAGATGTTGCCCTCGTCCGGGTAGAGCAGGCCGATGAGGTGCTTGATGAGCACGCTCTTGCCCACGCCCGACCCGCCGATGATGAAGAAGCACTCCCCCGTGCCGATCTCGAGGTCCACCCCTTTCAGGATGACCTTCGGGCCGAA
It includes:
- a CDS encoding ATP-binding cassette domain-containing protein encodes the protein MSIIFENIHKAFGPKVILKGVDLEIGTGECFFIIGGSGVGKSVLIKHLIGLLYPDEGNIYLGEKKPENEVSRKSETEMYPVRMRCAMVFQNSTLFDSMNAVENVALPLRKHKGLSMNEALEQAMVQLEKVHMQDFAKAYPAELGDGMRKRVAIARALTLDPEYVLFDEPTTSLDPISARRVDQMIRELCDVVGVTSIVVSHDLVSIESISDRIAMLYKGTVRLLGTWADFENTDDPVVRQFIRGEAEGPIEL